A segment of the bacterium genome:
ATTCTCGACCTATGCCACCTGGTGGATCCGCCAGGCCATAACCCGGGCGATCGCCGATCAGGCGCGAACCATTCGTATCCCGGTTCACATGATCGAGACCATCAACAAGCTAACGCGCACCAGCCGATCGTTGGTCCAGGAGCTGGGCAGAGAGCCGACCGCCGCGGAGATCGGCGAGCGCATGGACCTGTCGGCTTCCAAGGTCCGCAAGATCATGAAGATCGCTCAGGAGCCGATCTCTCTCGAGACCCCGATCGGAGAGGAGGAGGATTCACACCTCGGTGACTTCATTGAGGACGGCGCGGCGATATCTCCGGTGGAGTCGGTTATCTCCAACAACCTGACCGACCAGACCGCGGGGGTGCTGCAGAGTTTGACGCCGCGCGAGGAACTGGTGTTGCGGATGCGATTCGGTGTCGGCGAGGGCACCGAGCACACACTCGAGGAAGTGGGAAAGTCGTTTAACGTGACCCGCGAGCGGATCCGGCAGATCGAGTCGAAGGCGCTCAGGAAGCTCCGGCATCCGAGCCGGTCGGCTCAGCTCAAACCGTTCTTGGACAATTCGGCTTAGTCGAAGCCGATTCGTCCGATTGCGCTAGATTGACAAAGAAAAGGGCGAGGCCTAAGATCCTCGCCGCCTGAAAGGCCCGTTTTCCTGGGTAGCTCAGTGGTAGAGCGGTCGGCTGTTAACCGACTGGTCGGGGGTTCGAATCCCTCCCCAGGAGCCAACTTCTCCAAAGGCCGCCCAGCCCGGGCGGCCTTTTTCTCAGGAAGATAGACGTTGACCGATCAGCTGCTCGAAATCCTCGACCACGACTCGGTTCGCGAGTTGCGATTGAACCGCCCGCCGGCGAATGCGCTCTCACCCGAGCTCATGGACAGTATTCGCTTCGCGGTCGAAAGCGCCGAGCCCGACGGAGCCGAAGCCCTGGTGCTCTCGGGCCGCCCGGGGATGTTCTCGGCCGGCCTCGACGTTCCGTATCTGCTCACCCTCGATCGCGACGGCATCAGCGACGCTTGGCGGCGGTTCTTGAGGCTGCTCGGAAGTCTGGCGACCTGCCCGGTGCCGATCGCCGGAGCTCTCACCGGCCACAGCCCGGCCGGCGGCGCGGTGCTCTCTCTGTTCTTCGACTATCGGGTGATGGCCGAGGGTCCGTTCAAGATCGGGTTCAACGAAGTCCAGGTCGGGATCGTGCTGCCGGTGATCTTCCAGAGAGCGATCGCTGGCTTGGTCGGCCGGCGCCATGCGGCCCGGATCGGGATGGCGGGCCTCATGATCGACGCCGCCGAAGCGCATTCGATCAATCTGGTCGACGAGTTGCTTCCGGTGGAAGAGGTCGTGCCCCGGGCGATCGAGTGGTGCGGATCGATCCTGGCACTGCCTAGGAAAGCCATGTTGGGGACCCGAGCCAATGCCCGCAGGCAGCTCATCGACGACTTCCGGGAGGTGCCTGAGAGCGCTCTCGAGGCCCTGGTCAAGCGCTGGTTCAGCGACGAGACCCAGAGAGCTCTTCGCGGCATGGTGGCCCGCCTGGCGGCCGGCAAGGCCGCGGGCTAGCGCTTCGATACCACGCTGGCCGGACATATCGACGGACGTCTATTTGATCTCTGCGAGATCACGTATATTCTTGCTACTCGTCCGAAGGAAGTTCGTTTCCGTGGTGCTATTGCGCTGCGCGCGAGCAATTCAAGCCCTCGGGTTGAGTGAATAGTGAATCTCTTGGAGGAGTTAACCGTGCAGACTTCGAAGACCTGTTCTAAGCGTTTTGCCCGTTCAGCTGTGTTGACAATCGCCGGGGTGCTCCTGGCTGTGGCCGGGCCGCTTTCGGCCCAGGTCCTAATCAATGAGGTGGATGCGGACCAGGTGTCGACCGATAGCGCCGAGTTCGTCGA
Coding sequences within it:
- a CDS encoding sigma-70 family RNA polymerase sigma factor, producing the protein FSTYATWWIRQAITRAIADQARTIRIPVHMIETINKLTRTSRSLVQELGREPTAAEIGERMDLSASKVRKIMKIAQEPISLETPIGEEEDSHLGDFIEDGAAISPVESVISNNLTDQTAGVLQSLTPREELVLRMRFGVGEGTEHTLEEVGKSFNVTRERIRQIESKALRKLRHPSRSAQLKPFLDNSA
- a CDS encoding enoyl-CoA hydratase/isomerase family protein; its protein translation is MLEILDHDSVRELRLNRPPANALSPELMDSIRFAVESAEPDGAEALVLSGRPGMFSAGLDVPYLLTLDRDGISDAWRRFLRLLGSLATCPVPIAGALTGHSPAGGAVLSLFFDYRVMAEGPFKIGFNEVQVGIVLPVIFQRAIAGLVGRRHAARIGMAGLMIDAAEAHSINLVDELLPVEEVVPRAIEWCGSILALPRKAMLGTRANARRQLIDDFREVPESALEALVKRWFSDETQRALRGMVARLAAGKAAG